A segment of the Campylobacter vulpis genome:
CGCTCTTAAATGTGCAGCGTGTGTAAGTGCTATGGCTATGGCGTCCGTGATATCTAAAGGCTTGATGTCTTTTGAAATGCCTAGCAGTCTTTTTACCATAAAAGCCACTTGCTCTTTACTTGCCTTTGCTTTTCCTGTGATGGTTTTTTTGATTTGTAGGGGAGTGTATTCTGCGAATTCGCCGTGAAGTTGGAGGATTTTAAGGCTTAAAGCACCACGAAATTGTGCGAGTTTTAAAACACTTTGTGGATTATACGCAAAAAATATATCCTCAATCGCCACTTCATCAAAATGATGTGTTTTAAAAATTAAATCAAGCCCCTCACAAAGCTCCGTGATTTGATACTGC
Coding sequences within it:
- the ruvC gene encoding crossover junction endodeoxyribonuclease RuvC produces the protein MKILGIDPGSRFCGYAILEVIKGKNTLIEAGLIKIKPSTLQYQITELCEGLDLIFKTHHFDEVAIEDIFFAYNPQSVLKLAQFRGALSLKILQLHGEFAEYTPLQIKKTITGKAKASKEQVAFMVKRLLGISKDIKPLDITDAIAIALTHAAHLRARF